DNA from Actinomycetota bacterium:
TGCCCCTGCTCCGCGCGAGGACGCTCCGGAGCCCGTCCGCCCCGCGCCGGGGCCCGCGCCGGAGGGGCCTGCATCGGGAGCCGAGGGGACCCCGCTCGACTCGCTCTGGGAGAGGGTCCTGGCCGAGGTCAGGGGGCAGAGCCGGGTAACGTTCACCCACCTGCAGCAGGGCCGTCCGGCCGAGATCCGCGACGACGCGCTGATCGTCCTGTTCCCGGGGGCGTTCCACGCCGAGCAGCTGAGCAAGCGGCCGGAGCAGCTCCAGCGCGTGGTCGTCGCCATCGCGAACGTCTTCGGACGGAAGCTCAGGTTCGTGCCGGAGGTCGGTGAGGTGGCCGGCGTCGAGGCGGCAGCGCCGGGGAGCGCGCCGTCCGTGGACGAGGTGTCGGTCTCGCCCGACGAGCTCGTTCGCCAGGGCCTGGGCGCTGACCTCATCGAGGAGATGGACCGCGGCGGATGAGCGCCTTCTCGCCGCTCGTCCAGCGGCTCATCGACGAGCTGAACAGGCTGCCCGGCATCGGCCCCAAGAGCGCGCAGCGCCTCGCGCTGCATGTCCTGCGCGCGCCCTCCGACGACATCGAGCGGCTGTCCGCCGCCATGCGGGAGGTCAAGGCGAGGGTGTCGTTCTGCCGGACGTGCTTCAACCTGTCGGAGGGCGCCACCTGCCCGATCTGCTCCAACCCGGGACGGGACGCGTCCACGGTCTGCGTGGTCGAGGACGTGAAGGACCTGGCCGCCCTCGAGAGGACAGGCGAGTTCAAGGGCCGCTACCACGTCCTCGGCGGCTGCATCTCGCCGCTCGACGGCGTCGGACCGGAGGACCTGAAGGTGCGCGAGCTCCTCGAACGGATAGCCGGGGAGGGGGTGACGGAGGTGATCCTCGCCACGTCTCCCACCGTGGAGGGCGAGGCGACGGCGATGTACCTGTCCGGCCTCACGAAGCCACTGGGGATCCGCGTGACCCGCATCGCGTCCGGCCTGCCCGTCGGAGGCGACCTCGACTACGCCGACGAGGTGACGCTGGGCCGGGCCCTCGAGGGGCGCCGGGAGGTCTCTTGAGCGTCGTCGTCCAGAAGTACGGCGGATCCTCGGTGGCCGATGCCGAGCGGATCCACAACGTCGCACGTCGCGTCGTCGAGACGAAACGCTCGGGCAGCGACGTCGTCGTCGTCGTGTCCGCGATGGGAGACACCACCGACGAGCTGATCGACCTCGCTTACTCGATCCATGCGGACCCGCCCCCCCGCGAGTACGACATGCTCGTGAGCGCGGGTGAGCGGATAGCGATGGCCCTCGTGGCGATGGCCATCGACCGGCTCGGAGAGCAGGCGGAGTCGTTCACGGGCTCCCAAGCCGGGATCATCACCGACGCCCTCCACGGCAAGGCGCGCATCGCCGATGTGAGGCCCCAGCGGATCATGGAATGCGTGGAGCGTGGCCGGATCCCGATCATCGCCGGGTTCCAGGGGGTCTCGACCGACACGCTGGACATCACCACGTTGGGCCGGGGAGGGTCGGACGCGACGGCGGTGGCGATCGCCGCCGCCCTCGGTGCGGAGTCCTGTGAGTTCTGCAAGGACGTCGAGGGGGTGTTCACGGCCGATCCGCGCATCGTGCCCGACGCCCGCAAGCTCCACGCCGTCTCCTACGAGGAGATGCTCGAGATGGCGGCGACCGGATCGAAGGTCCTGATGGCCAGGTCGGTCGAGATCGCCCGCAACCACGGCGTACTGCTCCACGTGCGCTCGTCGTTCATCGCCGCGCCCGGCACCTACATAAGGGAGGAGGACCCGACGATGATGGAGAAGGCGATCATCTCCGGCGTCACGCACGACATCTCCGAGGCGAAGATCACGCTCCTGGCCGTGCCCGACCAGCCCGGAGTCGCGGCGAAGGTGTTCAAGCCGCTGGCCGACGCGGAGGTGAACGTGGACATGATCGTCCAGAACGTCTCCCACGAGGGGCGGACGGACATCTCCTTCACCGTGCCCAGGTCCGACCTCGCCGCGGCCGAGGTCGCGATGGACAAGGTCGTGGCCGATGTCGGCGCGGCGGGGTTCAGCCGGGACACCGAGATCGGCCGCATCAGCCTCGTGGGAGCCGGGATGCGCTCCCACCCGGGGGTGTCCGCGGACATGTTCGACGCCCTGGCCGACGCGGGCGTCAACATCGAGATGATCTCCACATCGGCCATCCGGATCTCGTGCGTCATACGGGCGGAGCAGGTCGAGACCGCGGTCCGGGCCGTGCACGACCGGTTCCGGCTGTCCGAGGAGGTCGTGTACCGGGCCGAGCATCCCGAGCGCGAAGCGGACCCGTCCTGAAGCCGGTACCGTCGGACGCATGAGCATCCGTCTGGGCCTCGTCGGAGCCACGGGAGTCGTGGGCGACGTCGTGCTCCGCCTGCTCGAGGAGCGCCGCTTCCCCGTCGGAGACCTGCGGCTGTTCGCCTCCCGCCGTTCGGCCGGACAGCGGATCGCGTGGTCCGGTCGGCAGCTCGAGGTCGAGGCGCTCGAGGATGCCGACCTGGGCGGGCTCGACGTGGTGATCTCGTCGATCGACTCCTCCGTAGCCCGGGAGTGGGTGCCGCGGATCGTCGAGGCGGGAGCGGTCGTCATCGACAACTCGTCCGCGTTCCGTCAGGACCCGGACGTCCCACTCGTGATACCCGAGATCAACGGGCGCGCGCTGCGATCGCACCGAGGGATCGTCGCCAACCCCAACTGCACCACCGCGACCGCCCTCATGGCCCTCGCGCCGCTCCATCGTGAAGCCGGCCTGCGCGCCGTCATCAGCTCCTCCTACCAGTCGGTCTCCGGGACGGGGAAGGAGGCCGTGGCCGAGCTCCTCGACCAGGCACGGAAGGCGGTCGACCAGGTCGAGGCGCTCTACGGACACGAGCCGTTGGACGTGCCGCCTCCGCAGGTCTACCGCCACCCACTCGCGTTCAACCTCTTCCCCCAGTGCGAGACGTTCCCCCCCGGGGCGGACGCCTCCACGGAGGAGGAGAAGATGGCTCTCGAGACGAGGAAGATCCTCGAGGCGCCCGACGTGGAGGTGCACGCGACGGCGGTACGGGTGCCGGTGCTGGTGGGTCACTCGGTCTCCCTCGCCGTGTCGCTCGGACGGGAGGTGACGCCCGACCGGGCCCGGTCGCTCATCGATGCCTTCCCGGGCGCCCGCGTCCTCGATGACCCGCAGGAGGCCGTGTACCCCACTCCGCTGGGGTCGGCCGGGCTCGACGACGTGCTCGTGGGACGGATCCGGACGAACCCGATACTGCGCAACGGGCTCTCGCTGTTCGTCTCGGGTGACAACCTGCGCAAGGGAGCGGCGCTGAACGCGGTGCAGATCGCCGAGCTGCTCGTCGGCTAGAAGAAGTCCGGCAGCACGGGGGCCGGGCCCGAGAAAGCGGCGGTGGCGGCCGCGAGATCGCCTTCCCGTCCCTCCGCGTAGCCCGTCGCCACCAGCTCCGAGCCGGTGCTGAACCCCGAGTACAGGGAGGCGAGTCCGCGGACGTCGATGCGCAGACGCCCACGCCCCCCCTTCCGGACCTGTCCCCGTCCTCCGGCGACGGACAGCACCCACCGACCCTCGTTCCACCCGCACACGTCGTCGCGCACGTCCAGATGGACCTCGGCCTCCATCCCCGCCGGGTACCCCCGCTCGCTGAGCGCGGCCTTCACGTCGACGATCCTCAGCATCCACGTCCACGAACGGGGCGCCTTCCACTCCTGCTCGCGCAGGACGAACAGCATCGGGTCCGATCCCGACCCCGACCAGGTGACGTCCTCGGAGAAGGACCGATGGTCGGCGAAGAAGGTCCACAGCCTCCGGGCCGCGGCGGGCGACGTGGCCACGACGTCCCGGCAGTTGAGGTTGTACCTCCACGCGCCTTCGCGGTCCTGGGTGAAGACGACGTAACCCTCGGGGCGTCCGTCACGCTCGACGACGTATCGATGGACCGTCTCCTCCGAGCGAGGTGACTGCACGAATCGCCAGTACGCCTCGGTGCGGGCGAGGTGCCCGTTGGAAGCGGCCGCCCGTCGGTCGTACAGCTGCTTGAAGACCCCGTCGCCCGCATCGACGCGGCGGATGTCCAGCTCGCGGTCGCGCACGTCGATCGCGGCCGCCGGGAGCCGGAAGCGCGTCCACGTGCCGGCCAGCTCCCAGCCCGTCCTGCGGTACACGGGTTGGGTCGCCGGGTACAGCGCGGACAGCGCGGCCCCGGCCGAGTGCATCTCCTCCAGCGAGGACCTCATCATCCCCGTGGCGAAGCCACTCGCTCGGTGCGCCGGGTCCACCGCTACGGAGGCCACTCCCCACATCGGGACGGGCCGGCCCCCGTACCACTGGCCCAGCGGCCATACGCGCATCCCGCCCACCACCGTGCCGCCGGTCCGCAGCACCCGCAGGTGGTCGGGGTCGGTCCGGTCCAACCACCGTCGACCCTCCTCGGGGGAGCGCAGGTAGACGATGTCGAGGATGGCGCCCAGCTGTTCCGTCTCGGCTGTCCCGTCGGGGCGCCCGAAGGCGATGGGTCCTCTCATGCCGGCGGGCAGGAACAGGGGGTCGTGTGGCATTTCGGGCAGCCGGCTCCGTAACGGGTGACCGCGGCCTGGGAGAGGTCCACCCCCACGATGCTCGCGAGCGAAGCGAGCCACGCGAAGACATCGGCGAACTCTTCCTCGAGGTTCGCGCGGTCCTCCCCGCGCAGGGCTCGAGAGAGCTCGCCGACCTCCTCGACGAGCCAGGCGAACGTCCGGGCGGACCCGCGCTCCCGGTCGCGGTCGAGGTAGATCTCCTCGATCTGCTGCTGGAACTGAGCGATCTGCAAGGCCACCTCCCGGTGCATACGAGGAGGGGACACAGGACCGGTCCTGTGTCCCCTCTGGTCGGGACGGCGGGACTTGAACCCGCGACCTCAGCGTCCCGAACGCTGCGCGCTACCAAGCTGCGCTACGTCCCGATCGAATCATCCTACTGCCTCGCTCGTTCGACCACAGGGGGGCCCTCCTGTAGGATCGGACCGGCGCCGTCCCCCTCGGCACACGACGATGAGGTCCCCCGCGAGACACCGAGCCGCCCTCACGGTCCTGCTCGCCTGCGCCTTCCTCGGCGCGGCGGCCCCCGCGCATACCCAGGCCGAGAGGCGCGTGGAGGTCGTCCAGCTCAGCGGGTTGCTGGACGCCGCGTACGAGCGCGCCATCGACCGCGCCATAGCGGTCGCGGAACGCGAGGGGTCGGTGGCCGTGGTCATCCAGGTCGACTCGGCCGGTGGGATCGACGGGGACCGCGCCGCCCGCGTGGTGGACCGGATACTCACTGCGCGTGTGCCGGTGATCGCGTGGGTCGGGCCGCCGGGGGCGCAGGCCGCGCACGCCTCAGCCGTGGTCGTAGCGGCGGCGCATGTCTCGGTCATGGCTCCAGGCACCGCGCTCGGCCCGGTCCAGACCCTCGACCTGCGGGCGGGGTCGCCCGATCAGGACGCGGCCGGGGCGGCCCTGTTGCGCGTCCGGCAAATCCGCGAACGAGAGATCGGAGCCATCGCGCGGGGGGCGCTGTCGGCGGACGCAGCCGAACGCTCCGGCGCGGTGGACCTCGTCGCGCTGCAGCTCCCGGAGGTGCTCGCCAAGGCCGACGGTCGGACCGTGTCGCTCGGCGGGGCCGATGCGACGCTGCGCACCGACCCCGAGGACGTGGCGGTGCGGTTCCGCAAGACGGATCTGCTGGGCCGGGTCCAGCACGCGGTCGCCCAGGCATCCGTCGCGTACCTGCTCCTGCTCCTCGGACTGGTCGGTCTGGTCTTCGAGCTCTTCCACCCGTCGACCGGACCCGCAGGCCTGACCGGGCTCGTCGGGCTGGGGTTGGGGCTCTACGGAGTGGGGGTCCTCGGCGGCTCCTGGCTCGCGGTGGCCCTCATCGTGGCGGGCGTGGCCGGGTTCTGCGTCGATCTGCGCGTCGAAGGTCTGGGGCTCTTCACCGCGGCCGGCCTGGCGATGCTCGTGGCCGGGGCCGTGCTGCTCTTCCGAGGACCCTACATCCAGGTGAACGGGTGGGTGCTATGGCTCGGCATCGCCTCGATGGTCGTGTTCATGCTCGGTGCGATGACGCGGGTGCTGAGGGACCTCCGAGCGATCGCCCGTGGCGAGCTCGAGGTCGTCGACCCTCACCCGCACTGAAGGAGGAGCGAGATGGGTCCGGAGGAACGACTGAAGGAGCTTGGGATCGAGCTGGGGGAACCGGCCAAGCCGGTCGCCGCCTACGTGCCGACCGTCCGGTCGGGCAACCTCGTGTTCGTCTCGGGACAGGTGCCCCTCGAAGGGGGGAAGCCGGTGCACGTCGGGCTGCTGGGCGAGGGCGTGACCCTCGAGGAGGGGCAGGAGGCGGCCCGGCGCGCCTGCGTCCAGGTCCTGGCCGCGCTGAAGGCCGAGCTCGGCGACCTATCCGCGGTGAAGCGCATCGTCCGCGTGGGCGTCTTCGTGGCCAGCACGCCCACGTTCACCGACCACCCCAAGGTGGCCAACGGCGCATCGGAGCTGCTGCAGGAGGTCTTCGGGGAGGCGGGACGTCACGCGCGGGCCGCGGTCGGCGTCTCCTCCCTCCCGCTGGGGGTCTGCGTGGAGGTCGACCTCGTGGCCGAGGTCTAGGTGAAGCACCTCTTCGTCACGAACGACTTCCCGCCCAAGGTCGGCGGGATCGAGTCCTACGTGGCCGGTCTCGCCTCGGGGTTCGAACCCGAGGACGTGGTCGTCGTCGCGCCCGCGCGAGCGGGGCACGAACAGGTCGACGTCCACCTCCCGTACCCGGTCGTCAGGCTCGGCGGTTCCTATCTGCGCGCGAGGAGGTCCGTAGCCTCACGCGTCTCGGAGATCGCCCGTTCGCACCGGGTCGACGTCGTGCACTTCACCCATACGCTCCCCCTGGGGCGGCTCGGACGGCGGGTCCGCAAGGCGACCGGGCTCCCGTTCACCGTGTTCGTCCACGGATCGGAGGTGTTCGTGCCCTCGCGGGCGCCGCTCCTGCGCCGGGTCGTCGGGCGGACGCTGAACGCGGCGGACGCGGTCGTCTGCGTGAGCGAGTACACCGCATCCCGGGTGAGGGAGCTCACCGGCGGCAGGACGGAGATGGGTATCGTCCCCCCGTCGGTCGACGTCGACCGCTTCTCGCTGGCCGTGAGCGGAGCCAAGGTGCGGGAGTCGCTGCGGCTCGGCGGGAGGTTCGTGGTCCTGTTCGTCTCCCGGCTCGTGAAGCGCAAGGGCGCGGACACGCTCCTGCAGGCGTTGAAGCTCGTCCCGGACGTCACCGGGGTCTTCGTGGGGTCCGGACCCGAGGAGCAGGCACTTCGACGCCTCGCCGGAGAGCTGGAGCTCGGGAGCCGGGCCGTGTTCGCGGGACGCGTGCCCGATGCGGCGCTGCCGCAGCACTACGCGGCGGCGGACATCTTCTGCATGCCGTGCTCGGACCGGTACGGCGACCTCGACACGGAGGGGTTCGGGATCGTCTACCTCGAGGCGGCCGCGAGCGGGCTCGCGGCGATCGCGGGCCGGTGCGGGGGATCGGCCGAGGCGGTCTTGGACGGAGTGACCGGCATCGTGCTGGACGGTCCGGACCCGGCCATCCTCGCCAAGGCCATCACCCGACTCCGAGACGACGAGGCGACCCGGGTCCGGATGGGAGCCGCCGGACGCGACCGCGTATGCGAGGGCTTCACTCCGATCGCGCAGGCCGCCCGTCTCGAGGACCTGGTCGCTCGGCTCAGTCGACCAGCGACGTCAGCGTCCTGATCCGCTGCTTCGCGTACTCGACGGCGGCGTCGGCCGTCGTCAGGCCTCGGTCGGAGGCGAGGTGCAGGACGTCGAGGAGCGTCCGGCCGATGCGGTCCACCCTGGCCGAGACGCGCGCAGCGTTCCAGCCCGACAGCTCGTCGGCGACACAGATCAGCCCACCGGCGTTGACGATGAAGTCGGGCGCGTAGAGCACCCCGGCGTCCTGGAGGCGCTGCGCGTCGTCCGGGGTGGCGAGCTGGTTGTTGGCGGCGCCGCAGACGATGCGGGCGCTGAGGCTCGGGATGGTTGCCGAGCTGATCACGCCGCCCAGTGCGCAGGGCGCGAAGACGTCGCAGTCGGTGGTGAGGGCCTCGTCCGGTGTGCACGTCCGGACCCCGTGCGTGGCCACGGTCCGCCCTACCGCATCGAGGTCGACGTCGGAGACGACGACCTCGGCTCCCTCGGCGGCGCAGATCCCGGCGAGGCTCTGTCCCACCTTCCCGACGCCCTGGATGACCACCCTCCGTCCGGCCATCGACTGGTCACGGTGGAGGTGGTAGAGGCAGGAACGGATCGCGTTGGCCACGCCCTGAGCGGTGAAGGGCGAAGGGTCGCCGTGACCACCGTGGAAGGGGGAGGTCCCGACCACCCATCTCGTCTGCGTGCGGACCTCGTCGAGGTCGGGTGTCGTCGTCCCCACGTCCACGGAGGTGATGTAACGACCGCCCAGGGACTCGACCGCTCGGCCGTACGCCCGGAGGAGGGCCTCTGTCTTGTCCCGCTGGGGATCGGCGATGATCACCGCC
Protein-coding regions in this window:
- a CDS encoding MazG nucleotide pyrophosphohydrolase domain-containing protein is translated as MQIAQFQQQIEEIYLDRDRERGSARTFAWLVEEVGELSRALRGEDRANLEEEFADVFAWLASLASIVGVDLSQAAVTRYGAGCPKCHTTPCSCPPA
- the recR gene encoding recombination mediator RecR, with the protein product MSAFSPLVQRLIDELNRLPGIGPKSAQRLALHVLRAPSDDIERLSAAMREVKARVSFCRTCFNLSEGATCPICSNPGRDASTVCVVEDVKDLAALERTGEFKGRYHVLGGCISPLDGVGPEDLKVRELLERIAGEGVTEVILATSPTVEGEATAMYLSGLTKPLGIRVTRIASGLPVGGDLDYADEVTLGRALEGRREVS
- a CDS encoding glycosyltransferase family 4 protein, whose protein sequence is MKHLFVTNDFPPKVGGIESYVAGLASGFEPEDVVVVAPARAGHEQVDVHLPYPVVRLGGSYLRARRSVASRVSEIARSHRVDVVHFTHTLPLGRLGRRVRKATGLPFTVFVHGSEVFVPSRAPLLRRVVGRTLNAADAVVCVSEYTASRVRELTGGRTEMGIVPPSVDVDRFSLAVSGAKVRESLRLGGRFVVLFVSRLVKRKGADTLLQALKLVPDVTGVFVGSGPEEQALRRLAGELELGSRAVFAGRVPDAALPQHYAAADIFCMPCSDRYGDLDTEGFGIVYLEAAASGLAAIAGRCGGSAEAVLDGVTGIVLDGPDPAILAKAITRLRDDEATRVRMGAAGRDRVCEGFTPIAQAARLEDLVARLSRPATSAS
- a CDS encoding GNAT family N-acetyltransferase, with translation MRGPIAFGRPDGTAETEQLGAILDIVYLRSPEEGRRWLDRTDPDHLRVLRTGGTVVGGMRVWPLGQWYGGRPVPMWGVASVAVDPAHRASGFATGMMRSSLEEMHSAGAALSALYPATQPVYRRTGWELAGTWTRFRLPAAAIDVRDRELDIRRVDAGDGVFKQLYDRRAAASNGHLARTEAYWRFVQSPRSEETVHRYVVERDGRPEGYVVFTQDREGAWRYNLNCRDVVATSPAAARRLWTFFADHRSFSEDVTWSGSGSDPMLFVLREQEWKAPRSWTWMLRIVDVKAALSERGYPAGMEAEVHLDVRDDVCGWNEGRWVLSVAGGRGQVRKGGRGRLRIDVRGLASLYSGFSTGSELVATGYAEGREGDLAAATAAFSGPAPVLPDFF
- a CDS encoding RidA family protein, with product MGPEERLKELGIELGEPAKPVAAYVPTVRSGNLVFVSGQVPLEGGKPVHVGLLGEGVTLEEGQEAARRACVQVLAALKAELGDLSAVKRIVRVGVFVASTPTFTDHPKVANGASELLQEVFGEAGRHARAAVGVSSLPLGVCVEVDLVAEV
- a CDS encoding aspartate-semialdehyde dehydrogenase, whose product is MSIRLGLVGATGVVGDVVLRLLEERRFPVGDLRLFASRRSAGQRIAWSGRQLEVEALEDADLGGLDVVISSIDSSVAREWVPRIVEAGAVVIDNSSAFRQDPDVPLVIPEINGRALRSHRGIVANPNCTTATALMALAPLHREAGLRAVISSSYQSVSGTGKEAVAELLDQARKAVDQVEALYGHEPLDVPPPQVYRHPLAFNLFPQCETFPPGADASTEEEKMALETRKILEAPDVEVHATAVRVPVLVGHSVSLAVSLGREVTPDRARSLIDAFPGARVLDDPQEAVYPTPLGSAGLDDVLVGRIRTNPILRNGLSLFVSGDNLRKGAALNAVQIAELLVG
- a CDS encoding aspartate kinase, giving the protein MSVVVQKYGGSSVADAERIHNVARRVVETKRSGSDVVVVVSAMGDTTDELIDLAYSIHADPPPREYDMLVSAGERIAMALVAMAIDRLGEQAESFTGSQAGIITDALHGKARIADVRPQRIMECVERGRIPIIAGFQGVSTDTLDITTLGRGGSDATAVAIAAALGAESCEFCKDVEGVFTADPRIVPDARKLHAVSYEEMLEMAATGSKVLMARSVEIARNHGVLLHVRSSFIAAPGTYIREEDPTMMEKAIISGVTHDISEAKITLLAVPDQPGVAAKVFKPLADAEVNVDMIVQNVSHEGRTDISFTVPRSDLAAAEVAMDKVVADVGAAGFSRDTEIGRISLVGAGMRSHPGVSADMFDALADAGVNIEMISTSAIRISCVIRAEQVETAVRAVHDRFRLSEEVVYRAEHPEREADPS
- a CDS encoding Glu/Leu/Phe/Val dehydrogenase dimerization domain-containing protein; amino-acid sequence: MNVFDHAPGFERVLFASDPAAGLRSIIAIHSTRLGPALGGTRCRPYATEEEALTDVLRLAEGMTWKAAAAGLDLGGGKAVIIADPQRDKTEALLRAYGRAVESLGGRYITSVDVGTTTPDLDEVRTQTRWVVGTSPFHGGHGDPSPFTAQGVANAIRSCLYHLHRDQSMAGRRVVIQGVGKVGQSLAGICAAEGAEVVVSDVDLDAVGRTVATHGVRTCTPDEALTTDCDVFAPCALGGVISSATIPSLSARIVCGAANNQLATPDDAQRLQDAGVLYAPDFIVNAGGLICVADELSGWNAARVSARVDRIGRTLLDVLHLASDRGLTTADAAVEYAKQRIRTLTSLVD